A DNA window from Megalobrama amblycephala isolate DHTTF-2021 linkage group LG11, ASM1881202v1, whole genome shotgun sequence contains the following coding sequences:
- the wu:fi04e12 gene encoding desmoplakin isoform X1 produces MSMYGSQRGLNMMGRRSGSRSELNAAAPYARSEVVVVQRGNNGFTQEYVEGYNQSFSRASMSAGQVPTMSSVSSMQQRILFLQNQCQDYLDKAASVFKSGGDANAFMEAQSCLASAADNTDQLRSFAMELNQQNLPSDGVVRSVNMFSEQIRDLSMALNGPPQQKWGSRTIRRTMSREEPNRFFTEAMAWITQQRRLIETSSWGDDLAAIEQQIANHSTFHSSIQRSVEMDRARTEMMRGQNADANKSYLNKLEQEWDSLQKTSYQRSVQLQDLHNIIQEISSQIMWVNDREEEELVFDWGDKNIDTYILQKQESFSKLMSELEQKEIDLNVLKAKVDGVMKNNHPASDKIQAYMETLQTQWSWLLQITKCINVHLKENARYSQFFKETTEMNVKLQKEHDSIRKNFSCDKSTALHNLLELLQGLEKERERLMEQREMVQQLVVKSKSIIRLKPRNPEEKISGQHILVQALCDFRQDEKTIRKGDEGILKDNSERTTWLVTGPGGMDMQVPSVCLLTPPPNPLAINLANKNSQYYEAILGVWNQLYINIKSMVSWQYCLLDIKRINSLTINMLAKMGPEESRSIFKSLEMHFQEFKKHSQGSELFGAEDEKLIETQYAGAQQHYGKLVVDLPAYAARGEGSEFAAAVSVKLLNELNALRFKLDGAESSLVTFLYIPLGEDALEECSRHITGTQVFQKDIQTVKGEILSLQDSVQAELKDATDTDKARYLRAQLDILNQRLVNLDSYCTAHLQRLSLVKSLLKDILKAEDVVKVYEARLTEKETASLEPEEIQKYQKVLQSMRSDLEQKQDVLNSLVADLSKIQQCNEQTEQGRYRCIINLSQYAEHVSQLSDRWKRIHLQINSRLDDLDSYLPQLQRYLQSSSHLSGWIDETQRQIDTQQYVKTDDITVYTQLLNQQKALNSDIKAKRELLETVQNDGNACINAIKNYELELASYGAGLETLLNIPIKRTVLQSPSSSISEEVSSLNAHYLELLTRSSDYYKFLMASQKNMEELKMQNTKIEMLEEELQQLRDAIKDHTATNASLQEALLKYQQELNDSQTHLLSLEEVKRTETLKCMATQDSLESSKTHLQELEDEVRRLKQQLEDMQRKKKVVEERYTFLQEEHDETMRKKLKELEQISWAKMELEKTVSERTRELDRLRKELEDEARRVKEAQTELAKVRQEHSIEIREVKQTYESQILVTQTSMQKLSQQKESDSASMQLEIERLEGESRELKEQLQRLRLSLSQEEVQRRHLEEEVQRLSAVNTEEGRKRQELEAQVQLILSQKREADNKTKEVQESSSRTLQEKSSEINRLTRCLDEERRLKRTLETETRRLQVELADLKTKNEASDVELVQLRSSHSELSLIRVELEAHALEKGRSEQTIARLQTRIQELQEELKRLEGELEKQRQVAEEEASKRRRSESQLEKSSQAMREYTTTITTLRKSQEEINLEAKHADNECKQLQEALDRTLKEHKASSQTLTALKAEMNTLKLQLTQEQGRVQDSNQRYEALHRSMEEKTCALNISTAETERLQRLTETLTKDRLRLEEELRSVRLEHEELLKGKKLGDREMNEQIAALQKQLESSQRAGAEHDRLMRQLSREREKLQLEIENVQKQARETSSVIQTSQSQCSNLQQERDGLLKKMTTMEQEMMRLKRQEDELARIKLSLESELRLKSQLQEDNERIKKDFDQWKSKCATHEEQLRQHISERSGMESQFNSVKTEMERLRTQLKDAEERYRLLLQNLERERAQMQALRDSQQKELLRLQQKPDGAAKYTQTDQTDSSSLVFEGVRKKVTAQQLHDCGVIDKVTFEQLMKGQRTVEDVSVDIRLNLKGTGAIAGLAAGPKGKMTFTEAKNQNLISDESGNMLLEAQAATGYIIDPRANVKMTVEEACLNGLVDEADKQQLLTAEAGCVGFRDPKTAKLLPASQAMKKGIINRETALRLLQAQEAAGGILDPILSVYLSKDTAMDRDLVDEDLYQALNARPDCYIDPDSGLRASYVTLKKRCKADLSTGLLLLPAPEKPMTVQGLRSEVNVSDLVDAKLLEPSDVDHLREGKITSQDIEHRLRAYLRGSTCIAGIYDEANDCTLPIYQAMKNGLLRPGTTLELLEAQAASGFMIDPINNEYYTVEEACKRGLVGVEFKDKLLSAERAVTGYKDPGTNKMISLFEAIERGLIEKGHGIRLLEAQIGSGGIIDPKHSHRIDVDLAFQRGYFGEEMNQILKDEGDDTKGFFDPNTEDNLTFLELKSRCITDKKTGLVLLPLHDKKKMQQKNSSRKRRVLIVDPESNKEMTVREAYEKKLIDYETFLELSRQECEWEETVITAADGSTTTAIMDIQTGIQYDLKDLLVKGVISQDVLDKYRSGSISLTELADIITNKAKTLSSSSSSFSSQKTMQSQIIKTETVKRVESISTQQDPSSANSKHISSMSIKLTPLVETIEEQNPVGAIFDTEKLEKISVCDALKRGILDSITAQRLLEAQACTGGVVNPENGRRMSIQEASRLGILDDEMANRIKPAQKAYIGFEDVKTKRKMSAAEAVKEKWLPYEAGQRFLEFQYLTGGLFDPELGSRRSLEEALQLGWLDMRAAQRLQDTRHHPKTLTCPKTKLRISYKEAMEACMNEENTGVRMLPAATVSSRGISSPYNLSNPGSASGSRSGSRRGSVDYSLSPSSSSRYSSFSYSRTSFSSRSLS; encoded by the exons ATGAGCATGTACGGGTCGCAGCGCGGGCTCAACATGATGGGACGCCGCTCCGGGTCGCGCAGCGAGCTCAACGCCGCGGCTCCGTACGCGCGCAGTGAGGTGGTGGTGGTGCAGCGGGGGAATAATGGCTTCACTCAGGAGTACGTGGAGGGATACAACCAAAGCTTCTCCAGAGCCTCTATGAGCGCGGGGCAAGT GCCTACCATGTCGTCTGTGTCGTCTATGCAGCAGCGGATATTGTTTCTACAGAACCAGTGTCAGGATTACCTGGACAAGGCAGCATCAGTATTTAAGTCT GGAGGAGATGCCAACGCTTTCATGGAAGCTCAAAGTTGTCTGGCGTCCGCTGCTGATAACACTGACCAGCTCAGAAGCTTTGCCATGGAGCTGAACCAGCAGAACCTGCCGTCTGACGGTGTGGTGCGGAG TGTGAATATGTTTTCTGAGCAGATACGAGATCTCAGCATGGCTCTGAACGGCCCGCCGCAGCAGAAGTGGGGCAGCAGGACGATCCGGCGCACCATGAGCCGTGAAGAACCCAACCGCTTCTTCACCGAAGCCATGGCCTGGATCACGCAGCAGAGG CGGCTGATCGAGACGTCGTCGTGGGGAGATGATTTGGCGGCCATCGAGCAGCAgatagccaatcacagcacgtTTCACAGCTCCATCCAGAGAAGTGTGGAGATGGATCGAGCCCGAACGGAGATG ATGCGAGGCCAGAACGCAGATGCAAACAAATCCTATCTCAACAAACTAGAGCAAGAATGGGACAGTCTTCAG AAAACCTCGTACCAGCGAAGCGTTCAGCTGCAGGACCTGCACAACATCATCCAGGAGATTTCCAGTCAGATCATGTGGGTGAACGACCGAGAGGAGGAGGAGCTGGTGTTCGACTGGGGAGATAAAAACATAGACACGTACATCTTGCAGAAACAGGAGAGCTTTTCG AAACTCATGAGTGAACTGGAGCAAAAGGAAATCGATCTGAACGTCCTGAAAGCGAAGGTGGACGGTGTTATGAAGAACAACCATCCCGCGTCTGATAAGATCCAG GCCTACATGGAGACGCTGCAGACGCAGTGGAGCTGGCTGCTACAGATCACCAAATGCATCAACGTCCACCTGAAGGAAAACGCACGATACAGCCAG TTCTTCAAGGAGACGACTGAAATGAACGTCAAACTGCAGAAAGAACACGACAGCATCCGCAAGAACTTCTCCTGCGATAAATCCACCGCCCTGCACAACCTGCTGGAGCTCTTACAGGGCCTGGAG aaagAGCGTGAGCGTCTGATGGAGCAGAGAGAGATGGTGCAGCAGCTGGTGGTCAAATCCAAGAGCATTATCAGACTGAAACCCAGAAACCCAGAGGAGAAGATCAGCGGTCAGCATATACTTGTGCAGGCGCTATGTGACTTCAGACAGGACGAG AAAACGATCCGTAAGGGAGATGAAGGGATTCTGAAGGACAACTCGGAGCGAACAACATGGCTGGTGACGGGACCTGGTGGGATGGACATGCAGGTGCCTTCGGTCTGTCTGTTAACGCCGCCTCCCAATCCACTGGCCATCAACCTGGCCAACAA GAACTCCCAGTATTATGAGGCCATTCTAGGCGTGTGGAATCAGCTGTACATCAACATCAAGAGCATGGTCTCCTGGCAGTACTGCCTTTTGGACATCAAACGCATCAATTCACTCACCATCAACATG CTGGCCAAAATGGGTCCAGAAGAGTCCCGCAGCATTTTCAAGAGTTTGGAGATGCACTTCCAGGAGTTCAAGAAACACAGTCAGGGTTCAGAGCTGTTCGGGGCAGAAGACGAGAAGCTCATTGAGACCCAGTATGCAGGAGCCCAGCAGCACTACGGCAAACTGGTGGTGGATCTGCCCGCGTACG CCGCTCGAGGAGAGGGATCCGAGTTTGCTGCGGCGGTGAGCGTCAAACTGCTGAACGAGCTCAACGCTCTCAGATTCAAGCTGGACGGAGCCGAATCTTCCCTCGTCACCTTCCTGTACATCCCGTTAGGAGAGGACGCACTTGAAGAGTGCAGCCGCCACATCACCGGCACACAG GTGTTTCAGAAGGACATACAGACTGTGAAGGGAGAGATTCTGAGTCTGCAAGACAGCGTTCAGGCTGAACTCAAAGACGCCACGGACACTGATAAAGCCAGATACCTGCGGGCTCAGCTGGACATCCTCAACCAGAGACTAGTTAACCTGGATAGTTACTGTACTGCACATCTCCAGAG GTTGAGTTTGGTGAAGTCCCTGCTGAAGGATATACTGAAAGCTGAAGATGTGGTGAAGGTTTATGAAGCTCGACTGACAGAGAAAGAGACGGCGTCACTCGAACCCGAAGAGATCCAGAAATACCAGAAAGTGCTTCAG AGTATGCGCAGCGATTTGGAGCAGAAACAGGATGTGCTGAATTCACTGGTGGCTGATCTAAGTAAAATTCAGCAGTGTAATGAGCAGACGGAGCAGGGCCGGTACAGGTGTATCATCAACCTCTCCCAGTACGCCGAGCATGTGAGCCAGCTGTCAGACCGCTGGAAACGCATCCATTTACAGATCAACAGCAG GTTGGATGACCTGGACTCTTACCTGCCGCAGCTGCAGCGATACCTGCAGTCTAGTTCTCATCTCAGCGGTTGGATCGACGAGACTCAACGGCAGATTGATACTCAGCAGTACGTCAAGACCGATGACATCACAGTTTACACCCAACTCCTCAACCAACAGAAG GCATTAAACTCTGATATAAAGGCAAAGAGAGAGCTGTTGGAGACGGTGCAGAACGATGGCAACGCCTGCATAAATGCCATCAAG AACTATGAGCTTGAGTTAGCGTCTTACGGTGCTGGACTGGAGACTTTGCTTAACATCCCCATCAAGAGGACTGTGCTTCAGTCTCCATCTTCCTCCATCTCAGAAGAG GTCTCTTCTCTAAATGCACACTACTTAGAATTGCTCACCCGTTCAAGTGATTACTACAAATTTCTCATGGCTTCCCAGAAGAACATGGAAGAACTGAAG ATGCAAAATACCAAGATTGAGATGCTCGAGGAGGAACTTCAGCAGTTGAGAGACGCAATTAAGGATCACACTGCTACGAATGCCTCTTTGCAGGAGGCTCTCCTTAAATACCAGCAGGAGCTGAATGACTCGCAGACACACCTGCTTTCTCTGGAAGAGGTGAAGAGGACTGAGACTTTGAAGTGCATGGCCACACAGGACAGCCTGGAGTCTTCTAAAACCCATCTTCAAGAGCTTGAAGATGAAGTACGTCGCCTCAAACAGCAGTTGGAAGATATGCAAAGGAAGAAGAAGGTCGTGGAAGAGCGTTACACATTTTTGCAGGAAGAACACGATGAAACCATGCGCAAGAAACTCAAAGAACTCGAGCAGATCAGCTGGGCCAAGATGGAGCTGGAGAAGACGGTATCTGAAAGGACCCGAGAACTGGATCGTCTGCGCAAGGAGTTGGAAGACGAGGCTCGTCGCGTCAAGGAGGCGCAGACGGAGCTGGCAAAGGTAAGGCAGGAGCACAGCATAGAGATACGAGAGGTGAAACAGACCTACGAGTCTCAAATCCTCGTTACTCAGACCAGCATGCAGAAGCTTTCGCAGCAGAAGGAAAGTGATTCTGCCTCCATGCAGCTGGAGATTGAAAGATTAGAGGGAGAATCTAGGGAGTTGAAGGAGCAGCTGCAAAGGCTTCGTCTCTCCCTCAGCCAAGAGGAGGTCCAGAGGAGACACTTGGAAGAGGAGGTACAGAGACTTAGTGCTGTAAATACAGAAGAAGGCCGAAAGCGGCAAGAGCTGGAAGCTCAAGTCCAGTTGATTCTTAGTCAGAAGCGTGAAGCAGACAACAAGACAAAGGAGGTACAGGAGAGCTCTAGTCGGACACTGCAGGAGAAGAGTAGTGAGATCAATCGTCTCACACGCTGTCTTGACGAGGAGCGACGTCTGAAAAGAACTTTAGAGACTGAGACAAGGCGACTGCAGGTGGAGTTGGCCGACCTCAAAACTAAGAACGAAGCCTCTGATGTGGAGTTGGTGCAGCTTCGCTCTTCCCACAGTGAGTTGAGCCTCATCCGGGTGGAGCTGGAGGCCCATGCCCTTGAAAAGGGCCGGTCTGAACAGACTATCGCACGCCTACAGACCCGCATTCAAGAGCTCCAGGAGGAGCTGAAGCGCCTGGAAGGTGAGTTGGAGAAACAGCGGCAAGTGGCAGAAGAGGAGGCCAGCAAGCGCAGGAGATCAGAGTCGCAACTTGAAAAGAGTAGCCAGGCCATGCGAGAGTACACCACTACAATCACCACCCTGCGTAAGAGCCAGGAAGAGATCAATCTTGAGGCAAAACATGCGGACAATGAATGCAAGCAGCTTCAGGAGGCACTAGACCGCACCTTGAAGGAGCACAAAGCTTCTTCTCAGACCCTGACTGCCCTGAAAGCTGAGATGAACACTCTGAAACTGCAGCTGACGCAGGAGCAGGGACGCGTCCAAGACTCCAACCAGCGCTACGAGGCCCTTCATCGTAGCATGGAAGAGAAGACTTGTGCATTGAACATAAGCACTGCTGAAACTGAGCGTTTACAGAGGCTCACCGAAACTCTTACTAAAGATCGCCTCCGCCTGGAGGAGGAGTTGCGCTCTGTGCGTCTAGAACACGAGGAGCTGCTCAAAGGCAAAAAGCTCGGAGATCGGGAAATGAATGAGCAAATCGCAGCTTTGCAGAAACAGCTTGAGTCCAGTCAGCGTGCCGGTGCAGAGCATGACAGGCTTATGCGGCAGCTCTCacgagagagagaaaaactgcAACTGGAGatagaaaatgtacaaaaacaagCCAGAGAG ACTTCCTCCGTGATCCAGACATCCCAATCTCAGTGCAGCAATCTGCAGCAAGAACGGGATGGCCTCCTCAAGAAAATGACAACAATGGAACAGGAAATGATGCGCTTGAAAAGGCAGGAAGACGAGCTAGCCCGTATCAAACTCTCACTGGAGTCGGAACTGCGTCTCAAATCGCAGCTGCAGGAGGATAATGAGAGGATCAAGAAGGATTTTGACCAATGGAAGAGCAAATGTGCTACTCACGAGGAGCAACTTCGACAGCACATCTCAGAGCGCTCTGGCATGGAGAGCCAATTTAACTCTGTCAAGACCGAGATGGAAAGGCTGAGGACGCAACTGAAGGATGCTGAAGAACGCTACAGGCTGCTATTGCAGAACTTGGAACGAGAGAGGGCACAGATGCAGGCACTTCGAGACTCGCAGCAGAAGGAGTTGCTGAGATTGCAGCAGAAACCAGACGGTGCTGCCAAATACACTCAAACAGACCAAACAGACTCCTCCTCACTTGTCTTCGAAGGTGTCCGCAAGAAGGTCACGGCACAGCAGCTGCATGACTGTGGTGTGATTGACAAGGTCACGTTTGAGCAGTTGATGAAGGGCCAGCGGACTGTTGAGGATGTATCTGTTGACATCAGGCTCAATCTTAAAGGCACAGGAGCAATTGCAGGGCTGGCAGCAGGACCTAAAGGCAAAATGACCTTTACAGAGGCTAAGAATCAAAACTTGATTTCAGATGAAAGTGGAAACATGTTGCTGGAGGCTCAAGCTGCCACAGGGTACATCATAGATCCACGAGCTAATGTGAAGATGACTGTTGAGGAGGCTTGTCTGAATGGACTTGTGGATGAAGCTGACAAGCAGCAGCTGTTGACTGCAGAGGCTGGCTGTGTTGGGTTCAGGGATCCCAAAACTGCAAAACTCCTGCCAGCTAGCCAAGCCATGAAAAAGGGAATAATCAACCGGGAAACAGCTCTGCGTCTCCTGCAAGCACAAGAGGCAGCAGGAGGCATCCTTGATCCTATCCTTAGTGTCTACCTCTCCAAAGATACGGCCATGGACCGTGACCTTGTTGATGAGGATCTTTATCAAGCTCTAAACGCCAGACCAGATTGCTACATTGATCCAGACTCTGGTCTACGTGCTAGCTACGTTACCCTCAAGAAGCGATGCAAGGCTGACCTCAGCACCGGCTTGCTCCTGCTTCCGGCTCCAGAGAAACCCATGACCGTACAGGGATTGCGTAGCGAAGTTAATGTATCGGATCTGGTGGATGCAAAATTGCTGGAACCTTCGGACGTGGATCATCTGAGAGAGGGCAAGATTACCAGCCAAGACATTGAACACAGGCTTCGGGCTTATCTCCGAGGGTCAACTTGCATTGCTGGGATTTATGACGAGGCCAACGACTGCACCTTGCCTATCTACCAGGCCATGAAGAATGGGCTTCTGCGACCAGGCACTACCTTGGAGCTTCTGGAGGCCCAGGCCGCCTCGGGCTTCATGATTGATCCTATTAACAATGAGTACTACACAGTCGAGGAGGCCTGTAAGAGAGGACTAGTGGGCGTGGAGTTCAAAGACAAGCTTCTGTCTGCCGAGAGAGCAGTAACTGGGTACAAAGACCCAGGCACCAACAAGATGATTTCCCTTTTTGAAGCTATTGAACGGGGTCTCATAGAGAAAGGTCATGGTATTCGCCTGCTTGAGGCTCAGATTGGTAGCGGTGGCATCATTGACCCTAAACACAGTCATCGAATTGATGTTGATTTGGCGTTCCAAAGGGGCTACTTTGGTGAAGAGATGAACCAGATTCTGAAAGATGAAGGAGATGACACAAAGGGTTTCTTTGACCCAAACACAGAGGACAATTTAACCTTCTTGGAGCTAAAGAGTCGCTGCATCACAGATAAGAAGACGGGGCTAGTGCTTCTACCTCTTCATGATAAGAAAAAGATGCAGCAGAAGAACTCCTCAAGGAAGAGACGGGTACTGATAGTTGATCCAGAGAGTAATAAAGAAATGACGGTGCGTGAAGCCTATGAAAAGAAACTCATAGACTACGAGACCTTTCTGGAATTGTCTCGGCAAGAGTGCGAGTGGGAAGAAACAGTCATCACTGCTGCCGATGGCTCAACCACAACAGCTATAATGGACATCCAAACAGGCATTCAGTACGACTTGAAAGACCTGCTTGTGAAGGGAGTGATTAGCCAAGATGTCCTTGATAAATATCGTTCAGGAAGTATCAGCCTTACTGAGCTTGCAGATATTATCACCAACAAGGCAAAGACCCTGAGCTCCTCCTCATCATCATTCTCATCCCAGAAGACCATGCAAAGTCAGATAATTAAAACTGAAACTGTTAAAAGAGTTGAGAGCATCTCCACTCAGCAAGATCCATCCTCTGCAAACTCCAAGCATATTTCCAGCATGTCAATCAAACTGACCCCATTAGTAGAAACAATTGAGGAACAGAATCCAGTCGGAGCAATCTTTGACACAGAGAAGCTGGAGAAGATCAGCGTGTGTGATGCTCTGAAACGAGGAATCCTCGATTCCATCACAGCACAACGACTCCTGGAGGCACAAGCTTGCACCGGTGGGGTTGTGAACCCTGAAAATGGTCGTCGCATGTCTATTCAGGAAGCATCCCGCCTCGGTATTCTGGATGATGAAATGGCTAACAGGATAAAACCTGCCCAGAAAGCCTACATTGGTTTTGAAGATGTGAAAACCAAGCGTAAAATGTCAGCCGCTGAGGCTGTTAAGGAGAAGTGGCTTCCGTATGAGGCTGGTCAGCGCTTCCTTGAATTCCAGTATTTAACCGGCGGGCTGTTCGACCCAGAGCTTGGGAGCAGACGTTCACTTGAGGAGGCTTTGCAGCTAGGCTGGCTGGATATGAGAGCGGCTCAGAGGCTCCAGGATACACGTCACCATCCCAAGACCCTGACCTGTCCCAAGACCAAGCTAAGGATATCCTACAAGGAGGCTATGGAAGCTTGCATGAATGAGGAGAACACGGGTGTCCGCATGCTTCCCGCCGCCACAGTTTCATCACGCGGAATCAGCAGCCCCTACAACCTCTCCAATCCAGGATCCGCCTCAGGCTCTCGGAGCGGATCCCGTAGGGGCAGCGTGGACTACAGTTTATCCCCTTCTTCATCTTCCAGATACAGCAGCTTTAGCTACAGCAGAACATCTTTCAGCAGCAGATCACTCTCCTAA